A single window of Selenomonas sputigena DNA harbors:
- a CDS encoding ATP-binding cassette domain-containing protein has protein sequence MILKAEGLVKSFGKGAARRRVLDGVDFSVAAGECLGIVGQSGCGKSTAMRIAARLLDADEGRISFCGKDITHTRGRELREVYGAMQMIFQMPEDSFDPRKTLGWSIAEPLLRHGWRKERRKERVAELLQEVGLGTHFAVRYPHEASGGECQRAAIARALTLSPKLLICDEVTSALDVTVQAQVVRLLRRILQEQGAACLFVTHDLALLPAIADRVIVMHGGKVVEEGTVQEVVRQAKSPHTQALLAADFSVCRERKMEGRHHRMKTKEMIAREEALGKRIESYWDARSPKFSAVRRRELEGSDAARWQKFIASHLPEKKPLRILDVGTGAGFFAVLLTRMGHEVTGIDMSAGMIDEAQKNLAAFGCRADLRKMNAQQLDFSDESFDVVISRNLTWTLPDAMEAYREWHRVLRAGGMLLNFDSDYGKTTFSAADARDSVHTGIGEALLIECNKIKDELRVSTHRRPLWDADLLEKLGFSVQYDADVASLVHGDESLRYDDVPLFGIYAKKVR, from the coding sequence ATGATTTTGAAAGCCGAAGGGCTGGTAAAATCCTTTGGAAAGGGGGCGGCGCGGCGGCGTGTGCTGGACGGCGTGGACTTCTCTGTTGCGGCGGGCGAGTGTCTGGGTATCGTCGGGCAGAGCGGCTGCGGCAAGAGCACCGCCATGCGCATCGCCGCACGCCTTTTGGATGCGGACGAAGGACGCATCTCTTTTTGCGGCAAAGACATCACACATACGCGCGGGCGCGAGCTTCGTGAAGTGTACGGCGCGATGCAGATGATCTTTCAAATGCCCGAGGATTCCTTTGATCCCAGAAAGACACTCGGTTGGAGCATCGCCGAGCCGCTCCTCCGGCACGGCTGGAGAAAGGAGCGGCGCAAGGAGCGCGTGGCGGAGCTCTTGCAAGAGGTGGGGCTCGGAACGCATTTTGCCGTGCGCTATCCGCACGAGGCAAGCGGCGGCGAATGTCAACGCGCCGCTATCGCGCGCGCCTTGACGCTCTCGCCGAAACTTCTGATCTGCGATGAGGTGACGAGTGCGCTCGACGTTACGGTGCAGGCGCAGGTCGTGCGCCTCCTGCGCCGCATCTTGCAGGAGCAGGGGGCGGCGTGCCTCTTCGTCACGCACGACCTCGCTCTCCTGCCTGCAATCGCTGACCGCGTCATCGTCATGCACGGCGGCAAGGTCGTGGAGGAAGGAACGGTGCAGGAGGTCGTGCGGCAGGCGAAGTCGCCTCATACGCAGGCACTTTTGGCGGCAGATTTTTCCGTTTGCCGCGAGAGGAAGATGGAGGGGAGACATCATAGGATGAAAACGAAGGAAATGATAGCGAGAGAAGAAGCGCTGGGAAAGCGGATTGAAAGCTACTGGGACGCGAGGAGCCCGAAGTTCTCTGCCGTGCGGCGAAGGGAACTCGAAGGCTCCGACGCTGCACGTTGGCAAAAGTTCATAGCGTCTCATTTGCCCGAGAAAAAGCCGCTGCGCATCCTCGACGTCGGCACGGGTGCGGGTTTCTTTGCCGTGCTGCTTACGCGCATGGGACACGAGGTCACGGGCATCGACATGTCGGCGGGCATGATCGATGAGGCACAGAAGAACCTCGCGGCGTTCGGCTGCCGGGCCGATCTTCGGAAGATGAATGCACAGCAGCTCGACTTTTCGGACGAATCCTTCGATGTCGTCATCAGCCGCAACCTCACATGGACGCTGCCCGATGCGATGGAGGCGTACCGCGAATGGCATCGCGTGCTCAGGGCGGGCGGCATGCTCTTGAACTTCGATTCGGATTACGGAAAGACGACATTTTCGGCGGCAGATGCTCGGGATTCTGTACACACGGGCATCGGCGAGGCGCTTCTCATTGAATGCAACAAGATCAAAGACGAGCTTCGCGTCAGCACGCATCGCCGTCCTCTTTGGGATGCAGATCTCCTCGAAAAACTCGGTTTTTCCGTGCAATACGACGCCGACGTCGCGTCCCTTGTGCATGGTGACGAGAGCCTTCGCTATGACGATGTGCCGCTCTTTGGCATTTACGCGAAAAAGGTGCGGTGA